ATATCATAACTCCGCAGCGGGGTGCTGGCCCATTCACTCGCCTGCCCTTGCAGGATCTCAGCCCACAGTGCTTTATTCCTTTCGGATAGGTTGATCCATTCATCTAATGCGGCCTGCTCATCTGGTGTGATTTCACCGGCAATGTATTTTTTTACAAGGGTAGCGATCTGAAATGGCAATTCTAATGGTGGTTGGCTCATCATTCAACAGATTACGATATAATAACACCAAACAGGTGTGGTTCGTCTAAAGGGTCTGAAAAAATATTTTATACCATCAGCAAGAGCAATGTAAAAGCCCCGCTGGACAAGGTTTTCTTTAATAAAGAAAGGCCCCTGGCTTTTTGATTACGGACAGTGCTTTCAGTAATATCCAGCAGTTTGGCGATTTCGTCGGTCGATTTACCTTCCTGGAAGCTAAGTTTTATAACTTTTTTACATTGTTCCGGCAGGGTATTGATGGCAAGGTCGATTTCTCTCCATACTTCTGCAAGGATGATATTATTGGTGATTTCGTCTTCTGAGACGGGGCTGAGTGGGATGGTTTCTTCCCGTTGTTGTTTACGTTTGGTATCGCGGATGTAATTGAGACAACGGTTTTTGGCGGCCAGGTACAGGAAGTTTCTGATGCTGGTGTCGTTGTCAAAGTTTTTTCCCTGTTCCCATAGTTTTACAAAGACATCCTGGGCTATTTCCTGTGCTACAGCATGGTTGTCGATAATTTTTTCTGCGAAAAAGACAATTGCCGGGTAATATTTTTTTACCACGCTATTAAATTCAAGTGTTCTTGCTGTCCCAAACATATAAACTGCCTTGCGGTCAAAATACAAAAAGAATGGTATTTTTTGAAGGATTTTATGAAAGTAAAGGTAGATGATCGTTGGTGGGAGGACTCAAGGTCAAACATTGCTAAAGCAAAAAGTCTCACATTGCTGTAAGCCTTTTTCCCGTGATCCCGGTGGTACAAAACTCGAACTTATTTATGTTTGATTTACGAAAATTAGCCGAAACAACCAATTTCAATCAAAAATTGTCAAAATAACATCATAATCAGCTTATATCTTAATGAAGAGCACAGAGATCTCAAAAATTTTAATCAAACGCGGGCGAAAAAAGGGGAGCTTACAATATCACAGCTATCTATTAAATTTGGTGGCTGGGTTGATGGTAAAAATATAAATGGTGTCTCATTGGTAAATGATATTTTTTGCAACGATAGCATATAACTCAGCACCGTCAGAAAAAACATCTCTTCCCAATGAGATTCATTCATTTAAAAGATCGATGACACAGTTTATTTTACAGTGCCCAAAAGTATAATTTTATAGCATAAAAAGCTTGCTGTTTCTGCCAGAAAACAATTACCCGAATAACTTTCACCCATGGATGCGCTAATAACCCACATTACTGAAAATAAATACGCGAATCTTTATAGTCTTCTCATTTATCACAGCAATACAATTATCTATGAAAATTATTTTTCGGGTCACTCTGCTGACTCATTGTTTGATATCAGGTCCTCTTTTAAATCAATCCTGTCATTATTGGTAGGCATTTCTCTGGATCAAGGGCATATCCATAGTCTTGATGACAAAGTCTCATTGTATTTTGACGATACCAGGTATGCGCCCTTTTTTACCGGGAGGAAAAGGGATATTACCGTACGGCACCTGCTGACTATGAAATCGGGCCTCATTTGCGAGGAGTTTTTTTCTTCCCATGATTGTGAAACACCTATGGAGAAAAGTGATAACTGGATTACTTTCTGCATGGAAAGGCCTTTGGCAAACAAGCCCGGTCATCAATGGTCATATGGCACCTGCAATACGCTTATTGCCGGTGCACTAATCGAAGTTGCTGCGGGAATATCACTTGGAACATTCGCAGCCAGGTATCTTTTTACTCCTCTCGGGATCAATGACTACAAATGGACCAGGGATCCTTCCGGCAACTACATGTCCGGCGGTTCCTTCTTTATGCGGGCGCCGGATATGCTTAAAATAGGGCAACTGATGTTAGGCAATGGTAGCTTCTCGCATCAGCGTATCATTTCGGGCGAATACCTGGCCCTTGCAACATCTCCTATCAATAAAATACCTTCTTTTTCTTTTGTTGGTCAAAGCGGGCTTAAGGATATTTCCTGCAAGCCAGCTTATTATGGCTTCTATTGGTATACCGAATCTGTTAAAGTGGGTAAACGTTTTTATACATGTCAGTTTACTTCAGGCAATGGAGGGCAGTATTTGCTGCTGATCAGGGAACTGGCTTTGGTTGTTGTTTGTACACAAGGGAATTTTGATTCCCCACGTGCCAAACAGTTTTTTGAATTGCTGATTCAACAGATTATCCCGGCAGTACTT
This window of the Chitinophaga sancti genome carries:
- a CDS encoding serine hydrolase domain-containing protein, with amino-acid sequence MDALITHITENKYANLYSLLIYHSNTIIYENYFSGHSADSLFDIRSSFKSILSLLVGISLDQGHIHSLDDKVSLYFDDTRYAPFFTGRKRDITVRHLLTMKSGLICEEFFSSHDCETPMEKSDNWITFCMERPLANKPGHQWSYGTCNTLIAGALIEVAAGISLGTFAARYLFTPLGINDYKWTRDPSGNYMSGGSFFMRAPDMLKIGQLMLGNGSFSHQRIISGEYLALATSPINKIPSFSFVGQSGLKDISCKPAYYGFYWYTESVKVGKRFYTCQFTSGNGGQYLLLIRELALVVVCTQGNFDSPRAKQFFELLIQQIIPAVLQ
- a CDS encoding RNA polymerase sigma-70 factor encodes the protein MFGTARTLEFNSVVKKYYPAIVFFAEKIIDNHAVAQEIAQDVFVKLWEQGKNFDNDTSIRNFLYLAAKNRCLNYIRDTKRKQQREETIPLSPVSEDEITNNIILAEVWREIDLAINTLPEQCKKVIKLSFQEGKSTDEIAKLLDITESTVRNQKARGLSLLKKTLSSGAFTLLLLMV